The Vibrio toranzoniae sequence CTTAGGTGGCTCTTCGCCATGCAGTACGCCAACAACTTGTTCTAAGCCTTCTTTTTTACGGACTGCTACGTCAGATCGCTCGTAAATGTTGCAGTCGGGGAAGCATTCAACTAAAGCTTCAACAAGAATACTCTTATTAAACTCAGCACCGGCGCTAAGTAGTTGGCAAACTAAGAAGTCTTGATACTTATCGATAGTGATACCGGGTAAACCATCAGACTCTGCTGCTGTTAAGCGATAGCCCGTTAGACCATCACGTTCAATGATATCTTCACGTAAAGACTGTGCGTCTTGAATTCGTTTTACGAAGAACGCCTTGTTGATTTCTTCTTTTTCAAATGTCCAAACACGAGCTCGAATTTGAGAGTCCGGTGAGTAAGCTGCTTTTGCAAGCCACTGACCATTTTGAGCATATACGTCTACAGTTTCACCTTGTTGTGGCTCGCCTTCGACCTTATCGATACCGCGTGAAAATACCCAAGGGTGTTTTCGGCGTAGTGATTTATCTCGGCCTTTAGCTAGATGAATTGAAGGAGTCATAATTTACTCTGTTTGTTGAATTTGAAGGAGGGGTATTGTCGGGGAAGTCCAGTTGAAAAGCAAATAAGAAAGGGCTGCAGAAGCAGCCCTAGCAACACTTTTTAATGAATAAAACTTATATCAATGCTACGCCTTAAGACCTGTCAGTAAGCCTTCCATTGTATCGCTCTGCTTGCGCAGTTGATCAACATTGGAGTTACTCTTGCTTATCATATCGCAGATGCTGTCTGATTGATGACGAATTTCTTCGACACTTTGAGCTATGTTATCTGCAACAGCACCTTGTTCTTCCGCGGCAGTAGCTATTTGTGTGCTACTGTCTGAAATTGATTGATTCTTTTCCGCTAAAGAGTCGATCTCAACATTCACTTCTGACATTAATGTTTGACCTTCATTAGCGTTGTTAACCGTTACTTCCATCAATTTTGTGAGTGATTGGCTGTTACGTTGTAATGATTCAATCATGCTTTGGATTTCAACCGTCGCTTGCTGTGTTCTTCCTGCAAGAGCACGAACTTCATCGGCAACAACTGCAAAACCACGTCCTTGTTCACCAGCACGAGCAGCTTCAATAGCGGCATTCAACGCGAGTAGGTTAGTTTGTTCTGAAATACCATTGATGGTTGTTACTACTTCATCGATCTGTGCTGCGTTAGCGTCAAGTTCTTCTACCGCTTGTGAGGCGGATTGAATCTCTCGAGATAGACTAGAGATAGATTGCAAAGTATTAGAAACCTTCACTTGACCGTTCTGGGCAACGCCACGAGCATCCATCGTTTGAGAGCTTGAGTCGTGCGCAAGAGTCGCGACTTCACGAATCGTCGCCGCCATTTGTTCGGTTGCACTTGCTAGGCTATTCAGGTGCTCTTGTTGATTGCCTGAAATGTCTGAGCTTTGCTGTGTTGACTGATTTAAATCCGAGCTGATCTGCTGCATGAGTGCCACAGATTCTTGGATTGACTGAACCATGTTTTGTTCACGCTCAGCTACCTTGTCGATAGTAATGGCAATTTCACTGAATTCATCACGGACCAAGAAGTAGTTCATACGGTAAGTTAAGTCTCCGTTCGCAAGTGTGTTCAGCGCTTTGTTTATCGAGAACATGGCACCGCCAATGAAGGTCATGATGTAGTAAACACCCAATGCGATCAGCGTTAGCGTCACCGCGATGATAGAGACTTGAGTGGTAGATAGCGCAGACCAAAGATTTTGATCGTGGTTTGCCACTAAATTAAACGCACCGTTCATGACTGAAACAGAACCTGCTCCGTAGCCTAAAGAGATGGTCTCTGAATTACTAACAAGTTGGGCAACTTGATCTTTCGTGAGTTGACCCGCTTCAATAAGTCCTTTCATCAAGAGCATTTCTTCTTGATAAAGGTGAGCCAGCAATGAATTCGCTGCACTATCTAAAACGAGAGTTAATATAACAAGAGCAAGAAGAGGTAATAAGAAGAGTAGATAGAACTTTTCTTGGATTTTTAGGTGAATGAGATATTTGTCAATCCAACGAAATGGGATTTCTTTCATAATCGTTATACTCGAAGTAAGTCCACCAATAAGCGGTGAATGAATAGAAGCTCGACTATATCATTCATATAATTTATGAGGCAACGTTATGGAAAGTTCACAATATATTTTTGTCGTGTCAGGCGTAGTTCAGTGTGTTGGTTTTCGATATCACACCAGCAGACAAGCGCAAGCTTTGAGTATTTCAGGTTACGCTAAGAACCTAAATGATGGCCGAGTAGAAGTATTAGCGGTTGGAGAGGCTGAACACATTGAGAAGCTATACGAATGGCTAAAAACCGGCCCTAAGAGTGCGGTAGTTGATGGTGTAGCAAAACATCAAGTCGGAGAGAAAGAACGACAAAACGTACGTGCCGGGGAGTTTAAAATACTGTAGCTCAGTCACTACAGTATTTATATTCAGGAATGACCTATAAGCGGGTTGATCTTTACAAGCACTTCGCTGGTTTAGGTAGACCCGCCAGTTTAGTCGCTTGCTTCGCTGGGCCTTTCTTGAATAGCTTGAATAGGTACTTGCTGTTGCCTTTTTCTGGGCCGTGCGCCTTTTCCATCGCTTTAACTAGCATGCGAACCGCTGGAGAGGTGTTGAACTCTTCGTAAAAGTTCCTCACAAAGTGTACGACTTCTAAGTGCGCATCAGTAAGCTCAATAGCTTCGTCTTGAGCAAGAACCTCAATCATACCTTCTTCCCATTGTGTGTAGTCTAATAGGTAGCCTTGAGCGTCGGTTTCGATTTGCTTGCCGTTATATTCAAACATGTTTAATCCAGAATCCAGTTAACTATCCAGATAGGGTAATGACCAAGTTTATTTTTCTCAATAGATTTATAGCGATCTCCAGAAATATTGCAGCTATCTAAAGAATTCTGATGCTGATAGATACAAAAAAGCCCAAGAGCTAGGCTCTTGGGCTAGATACCCTTCAGTTATGGGAGTGATTAGTCGTCGCTACCCATGATGCCTAGAATGCTTAGTAGGCTGATGAAGATGTTGTAGATTGATACGTACAAGCTGATCGTTGCTGAGATGTAGTTAGTCTCACCGCCACGAATGATGTTTTGCGTTGTAAGCAAGATAACACCAGTCGAGAATAGGATGAACATACCGCTCATTGCCAATGATAGTAGAGGCATTTGTAGGAAGATGTTTGCAACCATACCTACAAGTAGTACCACGAAACCAGCTAGTAGCATGCCGTTAAGGAATGACAAGTCACGCTTAGTAGTAAGAGCGTAAGCTGAAGCACCCATAAATGCTAATGCGGTACCGCCAAGTGCAGTTAGGATGACATCACCCATGCCTGCTCCGACGTACATATTTAGGATTGGACCGATGGTGTAGCCTAAGAAACCTGTAAATAGGAATGTGAAGACTAGACCCATGCTGTTGTCACGGTTCTTCTCAGTTAAGAAAAGTAGGCCGTAGAAGCCAACTAGCATGATGATAAGACCAGGGCGAGGAAGGTTCATCGCCATCGATACGCCTGCTACAACAGCAGACCAAAGTAGTGTCATAGACAGTAGAGCGTAGGTGTTACGCAACACTTTATTGGTTTGCAGAGCACTTTCTTGAGATGCTGTGCGTGAAAACATAGGGCTGTTCATAATCTTCCTCGTAAGGTGACTTCAATAGTTATTAGTACATTTATGGGGGTGAAAGTTCGAAAAATCAAGTCTTTCATTCCTCTTGTATACGTAAAATAATAATCAAAATAGTCGGTTAAGTGTTTCTTAAGGTGTAACAAAGTATTTCTTAACCTGTAATTAAGTGCTGCTAAGATCCGTCGTTCAACCTTTTATAGTCAATTATTTATAATTTAAAAACATCTATAACTTGAAAAAATAAAGAGGCGATCTAAGCCGCCTCTGTAGTTTATGCATCATAACACATTAATGGTGTAGGATTTGGCTTAAGAAGTTCTGCGTTCTGTCTGACTGTGGGTTTTCAAAGAAATCGACAGGGTTGTTTTCTTCTATGATCTCGCCTGCATCCATGAAGATAACGCGATCTGCGACTTCTTTAGCAAAGCCCATTTCGTGTGTTACACACAACATGGTCATGCCTTCTTCCGCAAGCTCTACCATAACGTCTAACACTTCACGAACCATTTCTGGATCGAGTGCCGACGTTGGTTCATCAAACAGCATGACTTGAGGGTTCATACACAAAGAACGAGCGATAGCTACACGTTGTTGCTGACCACCCGAAAGCTGGCCTGGGAATTTATCCGCTTGCTCTGGGATTTTTACACGTTCTAGGTACTTCATTGCTATCGCTTCGGCTTCGTCTTTAGGCATCTTCTTGACCCAAATAGGAGCTAAAGTACAGTTTTCTAGAACTGTCAAGTGTGGGAAGAGGTTGAAGTGCTGGAAACACATGCCGACATCTCTGCGTACGGCTTCGATGTTTTTCAAATCTTCAGTCAATTCATTCCCTGAAACAAAGATATCGCCTTTTTGGTGTTCTTCCAATCGGTTAATGCAACGGATCATCGTTGATTTACCAGATCCTGAAGGACCACAAATGACGATTTTCTCACCTTTTTTAACTTCTAGATTGATGTTCTTAAGTACGTGGAATTCACCGTACCATTTATTCATGTCTTTCAACTCGATCATAAGACCTTGAGAGTTGTTTTCTGTCTGCTGCGTCATAATACGTCCTTGATCTTGTTAATTATCGTTTGTGGCCGGTGTGAAGTCTGTTTTCTAACCATATCGAATATCTCGACATGCCAAAACAAAACACCCAGAACACTAACGCGACAAATACATAACTTTCTGTTGAATACCCAAGCCATTCAGGGTCGGTATTCGCGGCTTGGCCAATTCCTAGTACGTCAAACATACCGATAATTAAGACAAGACTCGTATCTTTAAATAACCCAATGAAGGTATTAACGATTGAAGGGATTGTAATTTTTAATGCTTGAGGAAGGATAATTAATCCCGTCTTCTTCCAATAGCTAAGGCCAAGTGCGTCTGCGGCTTCATATTGCCCTTTTGGTATGGCTTGTAAACCGCCTCTAACTACTTCTGCCATATACGCTGAACTGAATAAAACGACACCGATTAAAGCTCGAATCAATTTGTCTGTTTCAGTTCCTTCAGAGAGGAAAAGCGGAAGCATTACTGAGGCCATGAATAGAACCGTAATTAGCGGTACGCCACGCCAAATTTCGATATAAACAGTACACATACTGCGGATTATTGGCATCTCGGAGCGTCGTCCTAGTGCTAAAGCCACGCCAATTGGCAATGAAACAACGATGCCGACGAGAGCAATGATTAGCGTAACTAGTAATCCTCCCCATTTATGTGTGTCTACGACTTCTAGGCCGAAAACACCACCATATAACAAACCTGCGATAAGGAATGGGTAAATGTTTACAAAGAAAAGCCAAATCCAAGTACGCTTAGGTGTTTTTTCGTAAGCGAGTAAAGCAACAAATATGGCTAGCGTGATATAGAAAAGTTGAGGCCGCCAAAGTTCTGCTTCAGGGTAGAAGCCAAACATGAACTGATCCCAGCGAACACTAATGAAAACCCAACAAGCCCCTTCACTTGTGCAAGCATCACGTGTTGTTCCTATCCAATCGGCACTAATGAATGCCCAGTCAGCAATTGCCCACAACAGAGTAAAAGCGAAGTAAGCAAGGACAATAGTGACTACGCTGTTAATGGGGCCATTAAATAGATTTTTTCTTAACCAACCGACAGGTCCAACGGTATTCGCTGGAGGCGGAAGATCTGGTTGAAATTGATGTGTACTCATCTTATCTCTCCACCAACGCTACTTTGCGGTTGTATATATTCATTACAGCTGACGTTAACAGACTTAAGGTCAAGTAGACGCCCATAGTCATTGCGATTACTTCAATCGCTTGCCCGGTTTGGTTCAAAGTTGTACCTGCGAAAACAGAAACAAGGTCTGGATAACCAATTGCCATGGCTAGTGACGAGTTTTTGGTCAGATTTAGATATTGACTGGTTAATGGTGGGATAATAATTCTTAACGCTTGAGGAATGATGACAAGCTTAAGAGTACGAGAGCGAGGAATACCAAGGGACATAGCTGCTTCAGTTTGACCGTGACTTACAGCATTGATACCTGATCGTACAATCTCTGCTATAAAAGAAGCTGTATAAATACTTAAGGCAAGCATTAATGCAGCAAGTTCTGGAATTATGCTAATGCCACCTTTAAAGTTAAAACCTTTAAGTTCCGGATATTCGGCCGAAATAGGCATGCCCATAATAAAATATGTCACCAGTGGTAAACCAATAATTAGAGCCATTGCAACGCGTCCCATCGGTGTTTGTTGACCGGTGAGTTTTTGTCTGTTGTTAGCCCAGATATTGATAAAAAATGTGGCAATAATACCAGCAATAAACGCGGTGATAACAATACTACTACCTTGTTCAAAGATAGGCGCAGGAAAATACAAACCACGAACGTTAAGGAAAATCGCTTCACCCAAACTCATACTTTGACGAGTCGACGGAAGAGCTTGAAGCACTGCGAAATACCAAAAAAAGATCTGTAAAAGAAGGGGAATATTTCGAAATATTTCTATGTAAACAGCGGCAAAGCGACTTACTAACCAATTCGAAGAAAGTCGCGCAATGCCCATACTAAAACCAATGACAGTGGCTAATATGATGCCAAGAATAGATACAAGTGCCGTGTTAAGTAAACCCACGAAGAAAGTTCTGCCATAAGAGAACGTTTCATCGTATTCGATAAGTGTTAGGCCAATACCAAAACCAGCTTCTTGGGATAAAAAGTCAAAACCAGTGGCAATGCCACGGGCGTCTAAGTTCGTGAGCGTGTTATTTACAATGGTATAAATTAACGCTGTAAGAGCTCCAACAGCAAGGACTTGGAACACAACAGAGCGGAACGTCGGGTTGTAAAGAAGGTTGGCACTCTTTGCTTTCGGCTTCGCTTGAGATGGCGAAGGAGTTTCGTTAGGTTTCATACTGCTATAACCTCAAATCCATTTAATAAAGAGGGCGGAAACCTCCGCCCTAATTGATGTTTATAATCTTATTAACGGATTGGTGGAGCGTACATAAAGCCGCCCGCATTCCATAGTGCATTTACACCGCGAGAAATCTGAAGTGGAGAGCCCGTACCTACAGTGCGCTCAAAGCTCTCACCGTAGTTACCAACTTGCTTAATTACTTGGTAACCCCAGTCATCACGAATGCCAAGACCTTTGCCTTTAGGACCATCTACACCAAGAATACGCTTGATGTTTGGATCTTTTGACTTAAGCATTTCATCTGCATTTTTAGAAGAAATACCGTACTCTTCAGCATTAATCATCGTAGAAAGAGTCCACTTAGCTACGTTAAACCACTTGTCGTCATCTTGGCGAACAACAGGACCTAGTGGTTCTTTTGAGATGATTTCAGGAAGTACTTGCGCAGACTTTGGATCTGCTAAATTCAAACGAAGTGCGTAAAGGCCAGATTGGTCAGTGGTAAGCGCATCACAGCGACCAGCATCGAAACCTTTAGAAGTTTGAGCGGCGGTATCAAATACTACAGGCTTGTAAGACATACCACTATTTCGGAAGTAATCAGCTAGGTTAAGTTCGGTTGTTGTACCTGACTGAACACACACCGAAGCGCCATCAAGTTCTCGAGCACTCTTAAGACCCAACTCTTTTTTCACCATAAAGCCTTGACCGTCGTAGTAGTTAACACCGACAAAATTTAGACCTAAAGCGGTATCACGATGCAGCGTCCATGTCGTGTTACGAGATAGTACGTCTATTTCACCAGACTGAAGGGCAGTGAAACGCTCTTTTGCAGTTAGGGGGACATACTTAACTTTAGTTTTATCTCCGAGTACAGCCGCTGCAAGAGCTTGACAATACTCAACATCGATTCCTTCCCATTCACCTTTTGAGTTAGGGTTAGAGAAACCTGGAAGACCCGTACTTACGCCACAAGTTAAAAAACCTTGAGATGTGACTTTGTCCAGTGTGCTTTCTGCTGCTGATGCTGATGTTGCCATAAGCGCAGTTGATGCAGCGACTACTGAAGCAAGAAGTGTTAGTTTATTTGTCATTTGTATCCTTCCTTGTTAACCAGGTGACACCTGATACTCGTGCTCGTTTGAGTTTTTCTAGCTGTATTGCTTTTTCTTCTGTGACCTTGTTGTTCAAATCAAGAAAATTGCATTATGCAAATAGAGCTATGTGTGATTTAAACAACTATTCATAAGGTTAGGAAAGGATTCGTAGTTTCACAAATGTATAATTTAAAAAGAATTTTGAAAGAAACCACAAATCCCAACACAATTAGGATGACTAAATGTTAATTAAATGTAAATAGTGCAACGGTTCACACTGTTGGTGCAACGAGATTTAGATTTTAATATTGATAATCATGTAGATAAATATTCTTAATTGAACTATTAACGATGAAATATAAACCTTTAAAAAGATTGAAATTTGGTCAATAAATATTTTTATTACACTTTGATAGTTATTAATATGCTCCAAATTTGGTAGCATGGCTGAATAGTTATTGCAGTACTCTCAAGGAAGAACATGCGTTATTTTCCAATGTTTCTGGATGTAGAAAATAAGCCAATTTTAGTGGTTGGTGGGGGTGAGGTTGCTTGCCGAAAAGTAGATAGCTTATTAAGAGCAGGGGCTAATGTGACTTTGGTGTCTCCCAAGGTTGCACCTTACTTAAAGCAGCTAGTTGACGAGAGTAAGCTTCACTGGGTTCAAAATTTTTACTCGTCACACATTCTTTCGAAAGACTACCTGCAGGTATGGGCCACTACAGATAATCCGAGCCTGAATCATCAAGTATATAATGATGCGAAAAAACTCGGTGTTTTAGTCAATGTGGTTGATGATTTGCCTTACTGTGATTTTATCACTCCATCAATGGTTAATCGTGGGAGAGTTCAGATTGCGATCTCAAGTGGTGGTGCGTCACCTGTTTTGGTGAGAAATATTAGAGAAAAACTCGAAACGGTGCTTCCTCAGAACATCGGTTTAATCGCAGATTTTGGTGCATCAAAACGTAATTCGATAAAAGAATCTCTTCCTACCGTTGATGATCGTCGCAAATTTTGGGAGCGATTCTTGTCATCCAGCCTTATCGAGCAGGTGGCTGACAGGGATCAGTTAGAGTCATACTACCAACAAGCGTTAGCTGAGGGCATTGATAGCGAAGGTCAAGTAACCTGGGTTGAATTCGGGCAAGATGTAGAGTTACTACCGATGAAGGCCTTACGTTTGATGCAAGAGGCAGAGTTAGTGCTTTCCTCGAGCGATTGTCCATTCGAGTTTATTGACCTGTGCCGTCGAGATGCAGAAAGAGAAGGTTATGTTAACAGCGGAGAGTTATCTACCAAACTTGAGAAAGCAAGAGTCGATAGATTGCGAGTGTGTGTTTTTATTCCACCAGCAAGCGTTGAATTTAACCTGTTAGTCGGTAAAGACCTAAAACTTTCTTCTGCTAAAATACTCAGTTGAGGTGAGAGCTTTCTAGTTACTTAAAATCAGCTGGGAGGCTCCAATTAAAATAATCACACAAGTAAAAAGCCACTTCCCATAAGGAAGTGGCTTTTTGATATTTTAAACACCATACTTTGCTGTTTAATCAAGAACAAACAAAGGGTGAATAGCAAACAAAATCCGTTGGATATAACCAGTGTGATTAGTCGCGGAAGTTATCAAACTGGAAAGGTTGACCAAGTTCACCGTTACGAACAAGTGCCATAACCGCTTGTAGGTCATCACGCTTCTTACCTGTAACACGAACTTTTTCGCCTTGGATAGCCGCTTGAACCTTAACTTTGTTGTCTTTGATTAGCTTAACGATTTTCTTAGCAACATCGGTTTCGATACCTTGCTTGAAGATAACCGTTTGGTGCCAAGTGCGACCTGTTTGGTCTGCAGCCTTTGCTTCCATCGCGTTAGGATCAACATTACGCTTTGTTAGGTTGCTACGAAGGATATCGCGCATTTGCTTCAGTTGGAAATCGTCTTGAGCAGTCAGTTTTACCGACTCATCTTTGTAATCAAAGCTAGCCTCTACACCACGGAAATCGAAACGAGTCGATAGTTCACGGTTAGCATTGTCTACAGCGTTGCGTAGTTCTACTGATTCTACTTCAGAGATAATGTCAAATGATGGCATTGTGTTGTGTCCTTAAGCTAAATTTCTATCTTTAATTGCCGTTGCAAGCATGTCTAGCATTGTTGCGGTATCTTCCCAGCTTAGGCATGGGTCAGTGATAGACTTGCCGTATTCTAGGTTATTGATATCTGTCATTGGCTGGTTGCCTTCAACAATGAAGCTTTCCGCCATGATGCCTGCAATTTGATTCTTGTTAGATTTTATCTGTTCACAAATATCTTGCGCAACCTCTAACTGTTTACGGTGCTGCTTTTGACAGTTTGCGTGGCTAAAGTCTACAACTAAGCGCTGAGGCAGATCGAACTCGGCAAGTTGCTTACATGCACTATCTACAGATTCAGCATCGAAGTTAGGGCCTTTATCACCACCACGTAGAATAATATGACCATATGGGTTACCAGCAGTACGATAAACTGTCATGCGGCCATTCTTGTCTGGTGAGTAGAAGTAGTGGGAAGCGTGTGCAGCACGAATCGCATCAATAGCAATCTTGATATTGCCGTTCGTTGCGTTTTTAAAACCCACAGGGCAAGAAAGTGCAGAAGCCATTTCACGGTGAATCTGAGATTCAGTCGTACGAGCGCCGATTGCGCCCCAAGTTATAAGGTCTGCAATATATTGACCAGTGATCATATCAAGGAATTCAGTCGCAGTAGCAAGGCCAAGCTTATTGATATCAAGTAGAAGTTTGCGAGCTTTGTTTAAGCCTGTTTCAAGTGCGTATGAGCCATCAAGATTGGGATCGGTAATCAAACCTTTCCAACCGACAACAGTACGCGGCTTCTCGAAGTAGGTTCTCATTACAACGAACAATTCATCTTTGTATTGCTCTTGAATCTGACTTAGGCGCTCAGCGTAGTCAAGTGCGGCTTCTGTGTCGTGAACAGAGCAAGGGCCGACGATAACTAATAGGCGGTTATCACGACCCGTTAGGATATCTTCGATTTGGCGGCGAGAATTTTTAATGCGCTCAGCAACGTCGTCAGTAATAGGGTGTGCATTGCCTAATTCGGCAGGAGTTGGCATAGGACCCAGAGCTTGGGTTCTCAACTCATCAGTTTTTAATGGCATGTGATAGTTTTTTATTCTATTGCGAAGTGGTTAAGATAACGGAATTGAACAGAGGAATAAACTCTCTAAGTCAAAGTTATCTCTGTTATTGCTAATATTCTTATTTTTATCCGTGGGCCAATGCTAAATAAGGGATTTTCACTTGTATTAACAGGCAGCTATCGGTACTTTCGTTTGAACACAACATAAAAAATGCTGGAGCAGCAATGACTCAAAAAAATCAAAGCACTTTGCACCCAGAACTTGTTTTAGGCGATGTGCTGCCTTCTTATAACGATAATCATAATTCCAATCACTTATACGTTTCACTATCTGAACTGGTCATGGAGCGTGTTTTTTATCATCCAAGCATAGGGTCTCACTTTGAAACACTTTCTGACATCGAGAAAACATCGCTAAATGCCATTCTTGGTGATAAGAGTGTCGATGAACATTTTGTCTCAACACTCGTTATAGCGATTCAAGCTGCAGTTCAACCCCATCACAAGACGGTACGTATTGCTTTGAGCGACGCAGATAGTTACAGTTTTCGCTCTTTGTTGGGCGGGAATTGCGAAACAGAAGAAATTAACCCAGCGCTTGGTATTCGTGGTGTAGGTCGCTACGCAACACAAGAATACAGTAAGGCATTCGCACTTGAGTGTCAGGTAATCAAAACGTTGCGAGAGCAGGGCATTAACGTTGAAATCGTTGCTCCTTACGTTCGTGCATTAAGTGATGCTGCTAAGATTATCGATTTACTTGCCGAACAAGGGCTACCTCGTGGGTTGAATGGCTTGAAAGTGTTGTTTTCGTGCGATGTGCCATCAGCTGTAATTTTGAGTGAACGATTATTGCATTACTTTGATGGCACGGTAGTGAATATCGATAGTTTAGCGTCTTTCACTTTAGGTGTAGATAAGCAAAATGAAGCACAACAACATGCCTTTGATCCCCAGAACGAAGCGGTTATTACCTTATTGGACATGATTGTTAAAGCAACGCTTCATGTTAAGAAACCAGTATTGCTAGTGACTCAAGGGTTGGTAGATTATCCTCGATTACAAGGTTACATTGCCGATCTTGAAGGTGTTGATACGGTTGTTACCGCATAATTAATAAGCCCAGCGATATAAGTTGGCTTGAAGCGTTAATGCTTCAAGAATGAAAGAGATATTATCGTTAGATGATATCTCTTTTTTGTAACATTTTTTTGACATTGCTATCTTGAGTCTATTAACTGGTCAGATGACTAATAGTGCTAGGTGACTTGGATGCTAACTAATCTACAAAAAGCTAATCTCTACTTAACTATGTTTGGTATGTTTAAAGTGCCGTTAATTTGGTTATGTAGGCCGAAGTTACTCGCTCTTGATGATCAGCATGTCGAGCTTAAGATTCCTCTCAAAAGAAGAACTAAGAACCACTTAAATAGTATGTATTTTGGTGTACTAGCAGTGGGAGCTGATGTCGCGGGAGGCTTTCTTGCTATGAGTAAATCCCAGCAGCAAGGAGAGAAGATTTCTCTGGCGTTTAAAGAGGTAACAGGCAACTTTTTGAAACGCCCTGAAGGTGATGTACATTTCACGTGTAATGACGGTGAGCTCATCAATACTATGTTAGCCGAAACGATTTCGACTGGAGCGCGTGTTAACCAACCCGTGACTATTATCGCTACCTGTCCATCTTTGCATGGTGATGAACCGATGGCCGAGTTTCAGTTAACACTTTCTATTAAGAAAGTGCATGCTGGAAAATAGCTTGAAAGTAGAAGGTTATCTTGGAGCAGAGAGTCGGTTGAAATAGGAGATAACATTCGAATAGGAAGAGCGGTATGTGATTTTAATACCCACATACCGTATAACACTATGACTCTTGAGTGATTTGCTCTATATCAACAATTTTTGAGCGGTTCATTACGATTTTCCAACGGTAATATGTTGGATCACTATCGTGGTTGTTCTCTTTGATGATCAGGTTAAGAAGGTGGCGCTTTTCAACGGATTCTCGGCTGACTTGCCCCTCATTCAAGCGATAAATCTTATTTGAACTCTTGTCCATCAAACGTGTCAGTGCTCTTAGGCTGATAGAAAGCGTTTCACGAGTCTCCTCGTAACCACTCATAAATGTCGATGTCGACATTTCTGTGTGCGAACGATAATGTAATACCTGCTCTTCACGCTGCACAACCCGTCTCTTACGGAGCAATTGAATGCGATCAGCTAACTTAGAAAAGTTTGCGTAATCTAACCATTCAAGCTTATGGCCGACTAATTTATTGGTAGTTGGGTCAAAGTAGCGACGTTTCCATCTCGGCTTGCCTTTACGAAGCCAACGCCAAAGGATATCCCTTAAGTCATCTTTGAATATCTCGCG is a genomic window containing:
- a CDS encoding amino acid ABC transporter substrate-binding protein; translated protein: MTNKLTLLASVVAASTALMATSASAAESTLDKVTSQGFLTCGVSTGLPGFSNPNSKGEWEGIDVEYCQALAAAVLGDKTKVKYVPLTAKERFTALQSGEIDVLSRNTTWTLHRDTALGLNFVGVNYYDGQGFMVKKELGLKSARELDGASVCVQSGTTTELNLADYFRNSGMSYKPVVFDTAAQTSKGFDAGRCDALTTDQSGLYALRLNLADPKSAQVLPEIISKEPLGPVVRQDDDKWFNVAKWTLSTMINAEEYGISSKNADEMLKSKDPNIKRILGVDGPKGKGLGIRDDWGYQVIKQVGNYGESFERTVGTGSPLQISRGVNALWNAGGFMYAPPIR
- a CDS encoding 3-deoxy-7-phosphoheptulonate synthase, translated to MPLKTDELRTQALGPMPTPAELGNAHPITDDVAERIKNSRRQIEDILTGRDNRLLVIVGPCSVHDTEAALDYAERLSQIQEQYKDELFVVMRTYFEKPRTVVGWKGLITDPNLDGSYALETGLNKARKLLLDINKLGLATATEFLDMITGQYIADLITWGAIGARTTESQIHREMASALSCPVGFKNATNGNIKIAIDAIRAAHASHYFYSPDKNGRMTVYRTAGNPYGHIILRGGDKGPNFDAESVDSACKQLAEFDLPQRLVVDFSHANCQKQHRKQLEVAQDICEQIKSNKNQIAGIMAESFIVEGNQPMTDINNLEYGKSITDPCLSWEDTATMLDMLATAIKDRNLA
- a CDS encoding PaaI family thioesterase — encoded protein: MLTNLQKANLYLTMFGMFKVPLIWLCRPKLLALDDQHVELKIPLKRRTKNHLNSMYFGVLAVGADVAGGFLAMSKSQQQGEKISLAFKEVTGNFLKRPEGDVHFTCNDGELINTMLAETISTGARVNQPVTIIATCPSLHGDEPMAEFQLTLSIKKVHAGK
- a CDS encoding putative PEP-binding protein, which produces MTQKNQSTLHPELVLGDVLPSYNDNHNSNHLYVSLSELVMERVFYHPSIGSHFETLSDIEKTSLNAILGDKSVDEHFVSTLVIAIQAAVQPHHKTVRIALSDADSYSFRSLLGGNCETEEINPALGIRGVGRYATQEYSKAFALECQVIKTLREQGINVEIVAPYVRALSDAAKIIDLLAEQGLPRGLNGLKVLFSCDVPSAVILSERLLHYFDGTVVNIDSLASFTLGVDKQNEAQQHAFDPQNEAVITLLDMIVKATLHVKKPVLLVTQGLVDYPRLQGYIADLEGVDTVVTA
- a CDS encoding YajQ family cyclic di-GMP-binding protein; translation: MPSFDIISEVESVELRNAVDNANRELSTRFDFRGVEASFDYKDESVKLTAQDDFQLKQMRDILRSNLTKRNVDPNAMEAKAADQTGRTWHQTVIFKQGIETDVAKKIVKLIKDNKVKVQAAIQGEKVRVTGKKRDDLQAVMALVRNGELGQPFQFDNFRD
- a CDS encoding precorrin-2 dehydrogenase/sirohydrochlorin ferrochelatase family protein yields the protein MRYFPMFLDVENKPILVVGGGEVACRKVDSLLRAGANVTLVSPKVAPYLKQLVDESKLHWVQNFYSSHILSKDYLQVWATTDNPSLNHQVYNDAKKLGVLVNVVDDLPYCDFITPSMVNRGRVQIAISSGGASPVLVRNIREKLETVLPQNIGLIADFGASKRNSIKESLPTVDDRRKFWERFLSSSLIEQVADRDQLESYYQQALAEGIDSEGQVTWVEFGQDVELLPMKALRLMQEAELVLSSSDCPFEFIDLCRRDAEREGYVNSGELSTKLEKARVDRLRVCVFIPPASVEFNLLVGKDLKLSSAKILS